The DNA window AGCAACACAGGCTGTAGACCCGGCGAAGGCAACCTGGAAGCAATCATACATTAGCCCAGCACAATGGTGTCACATTCATTTTTACAGTGCATAGACTTAATTAGGTTTTCTGTTATGATGTGTTCAAAAATATACAATGAAATATACGtgaaaaatgatcaatttaaggggaaaaaaactgcaaaatgaatgcaacCAGATTTACAAgtcttgaaaatgtaaataccagaaggtatttaaaaaaaagagtggcgcAGGCTGCCCACTATGTCAGCCATGGGCCATACTGTGACCAAACCTATAAATATTAGGACGCTACCTGGATGGCAGTGCTTTTCATCAAGTCATTGGACAGAGGAACTTGAGCCTCTAAGGAGATGTCGGCATCCAGACGCTTGAAGGCATAATGCATGGCATCTGAAGGGCTGGGGGCAAAAAAGACAATACCTCCTGTCTGGATGTCATATCTGTATCTACTGTAACTCTCTCTCAATCAATTAAGGTTTGTAATCTAGTATTTGTGTTAAGGAGACATTGAGCACATACCACATGCCTTCCTCATGTTCGTGGCTGTCCAGAAGCTCCTGCCAGAAGACTCGGAGGTGGTGGATGTAGAGTGAAGCCGAGTCGCGGTAATTAAAGTCGGTGTGGTGCTTATACCAGCGCAAGACGGGCGGGACGGGCCTGCCGCGTTCCATGCAcgtctccagctcctccagacTGCCCTTGGGCATCATGGCGATGGTGATGTAGTACAGAAGGCGCTCACTGACCGCCTGCGCGCAAGCCCAGCCACCATGGCCATCGAAGATGCCAAAGAGTGTGCCCTTTGCCTAGGGAGAGGCATTCCCTCCTTACAACTTAAGCGAGGTgcacaaatgaagacaatcTAGACATATCTCAGCTATTTCACTCTGTTTGGATCAAAGTTAGCAATGACTCTTATGTTTCTATGGAATTAGCCCAAGTGAAAATCCTGTAGTTAGGTGTGTTAATTTTTTCCCTACCTCTCAAAACGAAAAAGGTCAGGCAGACAATTGTAAAGTTTAAACTTGCTTAATGTTTTTGATAGCAAACCCTTAAAGGTTGGATCAACACAGAGTTTGACCGAGCCACTGAATTAACCTTTAGACATGGTATGGTCCGGGTCAATTTTGACCCAGACCAAGAATATCCTCACGTGTCAAACTACAATCTACAGATAAGTCGCACTGTTGGAGAGGTGTCCACCATTTAATAAGACAACAGGAATTCAAAGTGGCACGGAAATAAAATACCTGCAAACAGGTGGCTGCGCTGCGGCGGTCTTCATTAGGCGTATTGGCGGCTAAATAGTTGCTCTCAAACCTTCGCACAAGGCTGAGCCCTCGGACATCAAACTCTGGCACAATCACACTCTGCAACACAGGTGAAAAAAGCTGGAATGGAAATTCACCAATTCACAGTACTTTTTCCTCAACATTATCGAATGCATCAAAACAGTCTCTGCTAACCGATTCATtgcaattaaaagaaatatttgaatttaaaaacaagctTTCTAGGcgataaatgaacaaaaacaaaaaaaccatGTCATGTCAATTAGACAAATCAGTAAGTTGTGCAGTATCTGGGAGTCAAGGTGACAGCAGAGTTGATCCCCAGTGTATCTACAGTGTTACCTGCTCATTTGCTCGAAGTATACTGTCGATCTGCATTCGACTGGGCTGAAAGTCAAAATCCTGATGTGTTGACAGCTGACGTCCACTTTGAGTAGTCAACGGAACACATGTGCACAACTTGTGCTCACTTCTTCTGATCGACAGATTCCAGCAGGACGAAGAGTGACGATGCTGGTGTGCTTGCTTGGGGAACACTGCGGGAGGGCGATACTGAGGAGACACCCCCCAAAACATCCCTCGTTAAAATGAACAATTGAGTATTGAGTCAAAAAGACGAAATAAGTACCTGTAGTGCATTTGGGATGTCGCTGCCTCTTCTTGACGCTCGTTCAATGATGCTGGCGTACGAACGCCTCAACATTTCTTATAACGTTAAAGCAATTGTTAACTTAACCAATAGTTTGCCTGCGTATAGATAGCAAAAGGGGAGCGTTAGGTACGCGCAACGAAATTAGCCGAAAGGTgaaatcatatttgttttgttatctATACAGGTTACACGGGCTAACGTTAGCGTCGCGTGCTAGTTCAGCGTAATCACgacttttgtattatttaaaacTCAAACCAGAGCGTCGTTATATGAATTATAAAATACGGCGCaaataaataagttgtcacgtattaaaacacacacaaggggGTTTAGTAAAGTCGTGAACAGAGGGATGTCAAGAACAGCTAAGGCACGTGACTATGACGTAAAATAATCGTCACAGATGACGTATGTTCCGGGCGGAAATTGTTGAATTTTGTAATATGAAGAACTAGTTCAAATTCTAAATATGTACATCTGAATTGACTGTATGAAAATAGCACAATTAATAAGTGGATGATTGGGTAATCACCGTGGATTAAATGAagataaattaattaaaaaaaaaaaaaaaaaggtcctcggacgccattttttattttatttgcgtgTGTGCAGCTAGGTGAAGGAAGTGGAGTCCCAAATCATTAGTTTAACGTTAATTACTcgcccacaaaaaaacaacaacacttaTACAGTCGCGGTAAACATTTTGATTAAATTTCTAGTCCATATCACACACAAGTAACGTATACCTTTAAACTAGACTAAGGTAAGGTAAAGGTGAGCATTTGTGATGTTGCGATGgtaaatatattaatttactTCATGTCTTGGCAAGTAATGCATCACTTAGGAGTTGAAACCACAGAAACAGCTCAGAAGA is part of the Syngnathus acus chromosome 6, fSynAcu1.2, whole genome shotgun sequence genome and encodes:
- the pdp2 gene encoding pyruvate dehydrogenase [acetyl-transferring]-phosphatase 2, mitochondrial, yielding MLRRSYASIIERASRRGSDIPNALQYRPPAVFPKQAHQHRHSSSCWNLSIRRSEHKLCTCVPLTTQSGRQLSTHQDFDFQPSRMQIDSILRANEQSVIVPEFDVRGLSLVRRFESNYLAANTPNEDRRSAATCLQAKGTLFGIFDGHGGWACAQAVSERLLYYITIAMMPKGSLEELETCMERGRPVPPVLRWYKHHTDFNYRDSASLYIHHLRVFWQELLDSHEHEEGMCPSDAMHYAFKRLDADISLEAQVPLSNDLMKSTAIQVAFAGSTACVAHVGPKGIHVANAGDCRAVLGVQEADGTWTAVPLSQDHNCQNQAELERIRAQHPPSERQTVVTDDRILGVLMPSRAFGDVRFKWSHELQRSILASLESDVHPDSLNLYHYTLPNYLTPPYLDATPEVTYHKVRPQDRFLILATDGLWDELRSQDAVRLVGEHLSGLHLQSPISQSERQLKLGQLHQLLLKRQARASPASDANAATHLIRHALGTGEYGELCHEKLASMLALPQDLARMYRDDITAIVVYLNTQID